The sequence GGAAATAGATGTTGGGCTACCGAATCCACACGCCCCTCGATGCCCCACCGGATGGAGAGCTTTTCGTCCATGATGCCCTTGCAGATCGCCTCGATTCGTTTGGGCTGGAGCAGAAAGTGATCGTCGACAAAGCCGACGGACTCATAGCCGAGTCCTTCGAGATATTTGAGCTCCGCGACCACATGCTGTGGGCTGCGGGCACGCCACTTCCCCTCGTTGAAGATCGGGATGTCGCAGAAAATGCAGGGCCAGGGGCATCCCCGAGACGTTTGCATCGTTGTGAAGCGTCTCATCGAGAGCACCACCGGGACGTCGAGCGGCATGGATTCGACATAGTCGAGCTGCAGGCTCTCGCGATCCGGAAAGGGCCACTGATCCAGCTGCCGCTCCATGGCGCGATTGGGATTTTGGACAACCTGTCCGTTCTTCATCCACGTCAGACTGGCGACATCTTGGGGGTTGTCGAGATTCGCGAGCAGATCAAGCAGCAATTGCTCGCCGTCCCCGCGGCAGACAAAGTCGATTTCAGGGCACTGCAATTTCACCAAAGAGGCATTGAGGCTGGCGAACACGCCGCCGAACGCGATCTTGACCTGTTGATTGGTTGCGCGAATCTCTCGTGCCAGCATTTTGGCGTAGGGATAGCTGGTCGTACTCAGAAAACTGAGGCCTACGAGGGCTGGTTGCTCTCGATGGATCTGATCGATAATGACCTGGTTTGGAGTGTCAGGGTTGGCCTGATCGAACATCACGCATTCGTGCCCTGCCTGCTTGATAACAGACGAGAGCGACATGATGCCGATAGGAGGGAACCCCATCACACGAACATTACCGTTGGCGGCACGTGTCTTTGCCGGCAGGGCGTAGAATTGTGGGTCCCGAACGTGGATGAGAAAAACTCGCAGACAGACTCCTTGACTGGATCTCGCTTGTACGCGGAGTGAATGTTGACGGAGTGAGTACGGGAAAGAAACTAGGGAAGTAACGAATGAGTCAAACTAGTGCTTGCACCGTACCATGCGAACATTCCTCTGTCAACGGTGCAGAGAGGCAACCGATCAGTCGCAGGATGTGAAACAATCCTCCAGCCCGTAGCGGTATCGTCTTCACGAAGAAAATTCTGACAGGGTAGCTCGCCGAACTTTGCCGATCAGCACAGAGAGTGTGATAATACCCAGAACGCTGGCGAGAACCAGCCGGATAGCCAAGAGTGACTGCCGCCAGGGCGCGTCGGGCGATATCGCATTAGGTGCGCGGCCAGGCGGTGTCGATGAATTCAAACACCGACCAGGGAAATGCGATAATGTTGATCGGGAGCCCCCGGCGACCCAGCTTCAGTTGACCAAGCGAAGGATTCCAACGCTCCGTGAGACGCGTGTAGAGCCCGCCGGTTCCGGTTGGATGTTTGTCCTTCCTTGATTGGCCGATCCTGAAGGAGGATAATTTGGCTCTGTGAGGTTGGTCCATGCCTGTACCGCAAGCGAGAACGGGGAGAGTCGTT is a genomic window of Candidatus Nitrospira kreftii containing:
- a CDS encoding hypothetical protein (conserved protein of unknown function); this encodes MGFPPIGIMSLSSVIKQAGHECVMFDQANPDTPNQVIIDQIHREQPALVGLSFLSTTSYPYAKMLAREIRATNQQVKIAFGGVFASLNASLVKLQCPEIDFVCRGDGEQLLLDLLANLDNPQDVASLTWMKNGQVVQNPNRAMERQLDQWPFPDRESLQLDYVESMPLDVPVVLSMRRFTTMQTSRGCPWPCIFCDIPIFNEGKWRARSPQHVVAELKYLEGLGYESVGFVDDHFLLQPKRIEAICKGIMDEKLSIRWGIEGRVDSVAQHLFPAMAKANCGAMMFGIESGSQKILDRLKKEQTLDQVTTAVKNAKKAGVEIVHGFFTVGNPDETIEDMEATFDFASRLPLDTFGFNRLCVYRGTPLWQEYVKRGLVNETTDWYKYFKCSEIDPTCLSGETINRVRQDGIKKLFVYKLIHYPLQTFQLLRRFFRYMPVRDVLYLLLKPFMGQKKGATKAEVVSRLVEHADMKDAAAQLTQVADEMLHNVFEASRLERLRIQQAAEGSRELPMVQSR